Genomic window (Methanomassiliicoccales archaeon):
GTTCGAGGTCGAGGTATTTAATCGTTTGAGCGATTCGGGAGCGAAAAGAGCAGATGACCTCGCTGAACTCATTGGCAAGGACCGGTCCACGGTCTATCGAGCGTTACAGAAGCTTATGACCTGTGGCATGTGCTTCCGCGAGACAAAGAGCATTGAGCGCGGAGGGTACTATCATGTGTATCGGGCCATCAGCCGGGCAGAGCTGAAACATAAACTGGAACTGTGCGTGGACGATTGGTATGAACGGATGCGGCAGATCATGGCCAAGTTCGGCGAGGGCGCAGACCCCGGCCAGCGAAGTGACTCTTTTGGAGCGGAAGAATAAGTCATAACGTGCCAGCAATTCTGCCAAGGGTAATATATGCCCCGGGGACATACCGATTCGAGACCATGAGCTTCAAAGGTTTGGACATAGTTTCCATCAGGGACCTTAGCCGGGAGCAGATCGATACTGTCCTGGACCTTTCCGAGAGGATGATCCCGTATGCCAAGGGAGAGAAGTTCACCAAGGCCCTGGACGGCCGAATACTGGGGAACCTGTTCTTCGAGCCCTCAACGCGAACCAGGATGTCCTTCGAGTCGGCCATCAG
Coding sequences:
- a CDS encoding helix-turn-helix domain-containing protein, translated to MLPEKMINSVSNCKDLVQCAFSLNEFEVEVFNRLSDSGAKRADDLAELIGKDRSTVYRALQKLMTCGMCFRETKSIERGGYYHVYRAISRAELKHKLELCVDDWYERMRQIMAKFGEGADPGQRSDSFGAEE